Proteins encoded by one window of Funiculus sociatus GB2-C1:
- a CDS encoding multicopper oxidase domain-containing protein codes for MTDRPHNNTDWNRRTFLKVGMAGIGLTGAAIALKQLSELNSKARVIIPPLPSDAAMASGINPMAVLRDFDYGTIKQENGRQIREFRIIADNSTLQLNSAVTFNTWNFNNRVPGPTLRAKEGDRIRVLFLNQGGHSHSMHFHGFHRSEMDGVKPVRHGAATVYEFDAEPFGVHLYHCHTEPVTRHIGKGLYGMFIIDPPKSRPPADEMVLMMAGYDIDDDRHNELYAFNGLPDYYMMHPIPIYQNQLIRLYLLNMIEFDVAATFHLHANMFQVYPTGRTLKPTEETDVITMGTAERHILEFSFRYPGKYMFHPHQDYIAEAGCMGVFDVIERNA; via the coding sequence ATGACAGACCGTCCGCACAACAATACTGACTGGAACCGTCGCACATTTCTCAAGGTGGGAATGGCAGGAATCGGTTTAACCGGAGCAGCGATCGCTCTTAAACAGTTATCCGAGCTGAACTCCAAAGCACGGGTAATAATACCACCTTTGCCGAGCGATGCGGCGATGGCTAGTGGTATTAATCCAATGGCGGTGCTGCGGGATTTTGATTATGGCACGATAAAGCAGGAAAACGGACGGCAAATCCGGGAATTTCGCATTATTGCTGATAATTCCACGCTTCAGCTCAATAGTGCTGTTACTTTCAACACCTGGAACTTCAACAATCGCGTACCGGGGCCAACGTTAAGAGCCAAAGAAGGCGATCGCATTCGAGTTCTTTTCCTCAACCAAGGTGGACATTCCCATTCAATGCACTTTCACGGTTTCCATCGCTCGGAAATGGATGGGGTGAAACCTGTGCGTCACGGTGCAGCAACAGTTTATGAGTTTGACGCGGAACCTTTTGGGGTACATTTGTACCACTGTCACACTGAACCAGTTACGCGACATATTGGTAAAGGACTCTACGGGATGTTTATCATCGACCCGCCTAAAAGTCGTCCCCCGGCGGATGAAATGGTGCTGATGATGGCTGGCTATGACATTGACGACGATCGGCACAATGAACTCTACGCTTTCAATGGTCTGCCAGACTACTACATGATGCACCCGATCCCGATTTACCAAAATCAACTGATTCGGCTATATCTCCTGAACATGATTGAATTTGATGTGGCGGCAACGTTTCATCTTCATGCGAATATGTTTCAGGTTTATCCCACAGGAAGGACTCTCAAACCTACGGAGGAAACCGATGTAATTACGATGGGAACTGCTGAACGACACATTCTGGAATTTAGCTTCCGGTATCCAGGGAAGTATATGTTTCATCCCCATCAAGATTACATTGCCGAAGCAGGCTGCATGGGTGTCTTTGATGTCATCGAACGTAACGCTTAG
- a CDS encoding ComEA family DNA-binding protein encodes MKSIFRFFALAFAVASLLILSNCSQTPSTSDTSNTNTAPVASSSPVATTTHSNHGGRKININSAILSELDKLEAKLGVPALSNKIQASRPYGSTEELVSKKVISQEQFDQVKDMVTIEDVVLTGEAKDVDYMTKLGLMKGHLVVAKELLDQQKPEQAEPHIGHPVEEIYVDVEDQLQERNVKEFKTTLIGLQDLVKSKPKDPQVKNNFKVSMQAVDGAIQGLPEQQRQSPEFVLQVVNGLLDAANSEYGAAIANGKVSAAIEYQDSRGFVNYADQLLNNVSDQMAKENPEAQKAIASSMTELKTAWPSAVPPAAPVKTPEQVSQLVKTIEQNAQKVIK; translated from the coding sequence ATGAAATCTATCTTTCGTTTTTTCGCTCTTGCCTTTGCTGTCGCTAGTCTGCTAATTCTGAGCAACTGTAGTCAGACACCTTCCACAAGTGACACCTCAAACACAAACACGGCACCTGTTGCTAGTTCCAGTCCGGTCGCCACAACAACCCACAGCAATCATGGTGGACGGAAAATTAACATCAACAGCGCCATCCTATCCGAGTTGGATAAGTTAGAAGCAAAGTTAGGCGTTCCAGCACTGTCGAATAAAATTCAGGCGAGCCGTCCCTACGGTAGCACTGAAGAATTAGTATCTAAAAAAGTGATTAGCCAAGAGCAATTTGACCAAGTTAAAGATATGGTCACAATTGAGGATGTAGTGCTGACTGGAGAAGCGAAAGATGTTGATTATATGACAAAATTAGGTTTGATGAAAGGTCATCTTGTGGTTGCCAAAGAACTACTAGATCAGCAAAAACCAGAACAGGCAGAACCTCACATCGGACACCCAGTAGAAGAGATTTATGTTGATGTGGAAGACCAACTCCAAGAGCGAAACGTCAAAGAATTTAAGACAACTTTGATCGGTTTGCAAGATTTGGTGAAGTCTAAACCTAAAGATCCCCAAGTAAAGAATAATTTTAAAGTTTCCATGCAGGCGGTTGATGGAGCAATTCAAGGTTTGCCAGAACAACAGCGCCAGTCACCGGAATTCGTGCTACAGGTAGTTAATGGGTTGCTAGATGCGGCAAACTCAGAATATGGAGCAGCGATCGCTAACGGTAAAGTGTCCGCCGCAATTGAGTATCAGGACTCGCGGGGATTTGTTAACTATGCTGACCAATTGTTAAACAATGTCTCTGACCAAATGGCAAAAGAGAATCCGGAAGCTCAAAAAGCGATCGCATCTAGCATGACTGAACTCAAAACCGCGTGGCCCTCGGCTGTTCCTCCCGCTGCACCCGTGAAAACTCCAGAGCAAGTTTCCCAATTGGTTAAAACAATTGAGCAAAACGCGCAAAAAGTAATTAAATAA
- a CDS encoding ferritin-like domain-containing protein — MKELDQKKTTDLLNSIMEFELAGVVRYTHYSLMVTGPNRIPIVDFFKLQATESLTHAQQAGEILTGLEGHPSLRIAPMEESYQHSVQDILRESLNHEKKALDLYKALLETVQDCSIYLEEFARTMIGTEEMHNIEIKKMLRDFS, encoded by the coding sequence ATGAAAGAGCTTGACCAAAAAAAGACCACCGACCTGCTGAACTCAATCATGGAATTTGAGCTAGCTGGTGTCGTGCGCTATACTCACTATTCCCTAATGGTGACTGGCCCAAACCGGATTCCAATTGTAGACTTTTTTAAGTTGCAAGCAACAGAATCTTTAACCCACGCTCAGCAAGCTGGAGAAATTCTCACAGGCTTAGAAGGTCATCCTAGCCTAAGAATTGCTCCGATGGAAGAAAGCTACCAACACTCAGTGCAGGATATTTTGCGGGAAAGTCTGAACCACGAGAAAAAAGCTTTGGATTTGTATAAAGCTTTACTCGAAACGGTGCAAGATTGCAGCATTTATCTGGAAGAATTTGCCCGCACTATGATCGGCACAGAAGAAATGCACAACATTGAAATTAAAAAGATGTTGCGTGATTTTAGTTAA
- a CDS encoding FTR1 family iron permease, giving the protein MDFTSALPTFVITLREGVEAALVVGIVLACLRKAKQSQLNSWVYAGVVAGLVASALVGVLLGGVSQALSKSNSPYAPVMETLLEGIFSVIAIAMLSWMLIWMTKQARFLKAQVEGSLTDALNQNANAGWGVFSLIFIAVLREGFETVLFIVAKFEQGLIPALGAISGIVVAVLIGVGLFKWGVKINIRLFFQVMGILLLFIVAGLVVSAMGHFDATVATLSKMDRKSASLCFYYERFAKEASCILGPMVWNTTKVLPQEKFPGLLLNALFGYTDRLYRVQAIAYVLFLVSIGGIYLNSLKGRPKVAAAQDKSVQNTISSGQE; this is encoded by the coding sequence ATGGATTTTACTTCTGCCTTACCGACGTTTGTAATTACCTTGCGAGAAGGTGTCGAAGCCGCTTTGGTGGTGGGAATTGTGCTGGCTTGTCTGAGAAAAGCTAAACAGAGCCAGCTTAATTCTTGGGTTTATGCTGGGGTGGTGGCGGGACTGGTGGCGAGTGCTTTGGTGGGAGTGCTGCTTGGGGGGGTAAGTCAAGCCCTCTCGAAATCAAACAGTCCCTATGCGCCAGTTATGGAGACGTTGCTGGAGGGTATATTCAGCGTGATAGCGATCGCTATGCTCAGCTGGATGCTGATTTGGATGACGAAGCAAGCACGATTTCTGAAAGCTCAAGTTGAAGGATCTCTAACTGATGCCTTGAATCAAAATGCTAATGCTGGTTGGGGTGTCTTCAGTTTAATTTTTATTGCAGTGTTGCGAGAAGGATTTGAAACTGTTCTGTTTATTGTTGCCAAATTTGAACAAGGTTTGATTCCAGCCTTGGGAGCAATTAGCGGTATAGTTGTTGCTGTTCTGATTGGCGTAGGGTTATTTAAGTGGGGAGTTAAAATTAATATTCGCCTGTTTTTTCAGGTGATGGGCATATTATTACTTTTCATTGTAGCTGGTTTAGTTGTCTCAGCTATGGGACATTTTGACGCAACGGTTGCCACCCTTTCTAAGATGGATCGCAAATCAGCAAGTTTGTGTTTCTATTACGAAAGATTTGCCAAAGAAGCATCGTGTATTTTGGGGCCGATGGTTTGGAATACTACCAAAGTTTTGCCCCAAGAAAAGTTTCCTGGGCTGCTTCTTAATGCTTTATTTGGTTATACAGATAGGCTTTATCGGGTGCAAGCGATCGCTTACGTTCTTTTTTTAGTCAGCATCGGCGGCATTTATTTGAACAGTTTAAAAGGTCGCCCCAAGGTGGCAGCAGCCCAAGATAAATCAGTCCAAAACACAATCAGTTCCGGACAGGAATAA